In Rhipicephalus microplus isolate Deutch F79 chromosome 9, USDA_Rmic, whole genome shotgun sequence, one genomic interval encodes:
- the LOC119164799 gene encoding uncharacterized protein LOC119164799 isoform X1 has product MRQNKNLRELRLRNSCGGDKGVALLIEALVGNNTLKILELYDIKLSSDSLIGFAKVLAINSTLEVMRLGDACRVKADKVWSMLAQERYADVFQRLQIVWTDELLSVLTELIRREACSFELSVRVTSSVDEEVLREFFDVVAENKTLNRLHLDSEVFDALANGIASLVKRTRTLREILSATVDKPVSAHQLITILNALKENTSITHFTMCVETVTRKIATSLSELLTVNKALSSLLVCEESCISSAAGEIVLRGLRVNYTLTELGVCAKFDENDTTRDIEALLNRNRGILEQAADIVSGSDVSNQVGPHAMKKVHSLVVSVRMWMSTTKKKTEHMLARIRAA; this is encoded by the coding sequence ATGCGACAGAACAAGAATTTGAGGGAACTACGACTTCGGAACTCCTGTGGCGGTGACAAAGGTGTCGCTCTTCTTATCGAAGCCCTCGTTGGAAACAATACCCTCAAGATATTGGAATTATACGACATCAAGTTGTCTTCGGACTCGTTAATCGGCTTTGCGAAGGTGCTAGCGATCAACTCGACGCTGGAGGTGATGCGTCTGGGTGACGCGTGTCGCGTGAAAGCAGATAAAGTTTGGTCGATGCTGGCGCAGGAACGCTACGCCGACGTCTTCCAGAGGCTTCAGATCGTGTGGACCGATGAGCTTCTGTCGGTGCTCACCGAACTCATCCGCAGAGAAGCATGCTCTTTCGAGTTGTCAGTCAGGGTCACTTCCTCGGTCGATGAGGAAGTTCTTCGAGAGTTTTTTGACGTCGTCGCAGAAAACAAGACACTTAATCGACTGCACCTTGATTCGGAAGTATTCGACGCACTCGCGAACGGAATAGCTTCCCTAGTGAAGAGAACCAGGACCCTCCGGGAAATTCTTAGCGCGACTGTGGACAAGCCTGTTAGTGCACACCAGCTTATTACCATACTCAATGCCCTGAAGGAAAACACTTCCATTACTCACTTCACAATGTGTGTCGAGACGGTGACACGCAAAATAGCGACGTCCCTTTCAGAGTTGCTTACCGTGAACAAGGCACTGAGCAGCCTTCTCGTGTGTGAGGAATCGTGCATCTCGTCTGCAGCAGGGGAAATTGTCCTGCGGGGCTTGAGGGTTAACTACACCCTGACTGAACTCGGGGTTTGCGCGAAGTTTGACGAAAACGACACCACACGCGACATTGAAGCACTTCTGAATAGGAACCGTGGCATTCTCGAACAGGCTGCGGACATTGTGAGTGGCAGTGACGTGAGCAACCAGGTAGGCCCGCATGCGATGAAGAAAGTGCACTCACTCGTTGTCTCTGTGCGGATGTGGATGtcgacaacaaaaaagaaaacggagCATATGCTAGCACGCATACGGGCAGCTTGA
- the LOC119164799 gene encoding uncharacterized protein LOC119164799 isoform X2 — translation MTWARVSPGRLEVCPRCENPGTKSWSCENPGTRFAKDVADYIRQNKSLRDLVIWDSSGGDEGAAALAKALVANDTLTTFSLGDVELSSDTLIIFAKMLATNSALESVNLSQVRPLEKDQVCWLMSQKWYAGVFKRLDIAWPEQLLPELAILIRREACCPSLFVSVTSSVDKRVLGEFTDALATDTTLRRLSIESDKAVIDALEDRFDKDSTHSACRRALLRRIWDDVTVSRGQERHLVSILDALKKNSSVVQFTTSAVMVTPEMARSLSELLAANDTLNVVNVYNYWEMSPQEIQTILKGLRTNHSLI, via the coding sequence ATGACTTGGGCACGAGTCTCTCCGGGGCGTTTAGAAGTCTGCCCACGTTGCGAAAATCCTGGAACAAAATCCTGGAGCTGCGAAAATCCTGGAACAAGATTCGCGAAAGATGTTGCGGACTACATCCGCCAGAACAAGTCGTTGAGGGACCTAGTCATCTGGGACTCGAGTGGCGGCGACGAAGGTGCCGCTGCTCTCGCGAAAGCGCTAGTGGCAAACGACACGCTGACGACCTTCTCATTGGGCGACGTGGAGTTATCATCAGACACCTTAATCATCTTCGCGAAAATGCTCGCTACCAACTCGGCGTTGGAATCGGTGAACCTCAGTCAAGTCCGCCCGCTGGAAAAGGACCAAGTGTGCTGGCTGATGTCGCAGAAGTGGTATGCTGGCGTGTTCAAAAGACTCGACATAGCGTGGCCCGAGCAGCTTTTACCGGAACTCGCAATACTCATCCGCAGAGAAGCATGCTGTCCCTCGCTGTTCGTCAGTGTCACTTCTTCGGTCGACAAGAGAGTTCTCGGGGAGTTTACAGATGCCTTGGCTACAGACACTACACTTCGTCGTCTCAGCATCGAATCAGACAAAGCTGTGATCGACGCACTTGAAGACAGATTCGATAAAGACAGCACACACTCCGCGTGTCGTAGAGCATTACTTCGTCGTATCTGGGATGATGTGACTGTAAGTCGTGGTCAAGAGCGTCACCTCGTCAGCATCCTCGATGCCTTAAAGAAGAACTCTTCCGTTGTGCAGTTCACCACGTCGGCAGTGATGGTGACGCCAGAAATGGCTAGGTCTCTCTCAGAGTTGCTAGCAGCAAACGACACACTGAATGTCGTTAACGTGTACAATTACTGGGAAATGTCGCCCCAAGAGATACAAACCATTCTTAAAGGTCTCAGGACTAACCACAGCCTGATCTAA